One genomic segment of Burkholderiaceae bacterium includes these proteins:
- a CDS encoding GIY-YIG nuclease family protein: MSNSDLDELAAELAEFAPPEAKAGRPASEERVIAGFEEIQRFTEKHGRAPQHGEDRDIFERLYAVRLDRLRALPDCRALLEPLDHQGLLAGAPTVAASADEAIDIDDLAAELAGVADADDITVLRHVRTSADKRAAEEIADRKPCEDFEAFKPLFERVATEVKTGLRQSQPIEAGRRAIEAGDFFVLDGITLYVADVGEPLRTTAGEVDRRLRLIFSNGTESNLLLRSLQRAFYNDPAARRLASPESGQLSFGGELEADDVESGTIYVLRSLSDHPYVAQHRDIIHKMGVTGGRVETRIANAEHDSTYLLAKVEVVATYKLAGVNRTRMENLFHRLFAPARLNITINDRFGHPVQPEEWFLVPLHVIDEAVQRIRDGSITEFIYDPQTARLVGYARTNYKDEP, translated from the coding sequence ATGAGTAACTCCGATCTTGACGAACTCGCTGCGGAGCTTGCCGAGTTCGCACCGCCCGAGGCGAAGGCCGGACGGCCGGCCAGTGAGGAGCGCGTCATCGCGGGCTTCGAGGAAATCCAACGCTTCACCGAGAAGCACGGGCGTGCGCCGCAGCATGGTGAGGATCGCGATATTTTCGAGCGCCTCTATGCCGTGCGCCTGGACCGCTTGCGTGCGCTCCCGGACTGCCGCGCCCTGCTGGAGCCGCTGGACCATCAGGGCTTGCTTGCCGGGGCGCCTACCGTTGCCGCTTCGGCAGATGAAGCCATCGACATCGACGACCTGGCCGCCGAGCTGGCGGGCGTAGCCGACGCAGACGACATCACGGTCCTACGCCATGTCCGCACCAGCGCCGACAAGCGCGCCGCCGAGGAGATCGCGGATCGCAAGCCTTGCGAAGACTTCGAGGCGTTCAAGCCACTGTTCGAGCGCGTAGCGACGGAAGTCAAGACCGGATTGCGCCAGTCCCAGCCCATAGAGGCGGGCCGCCGCGCGATTGAGGCCGGGGACTTTTTCGTTCTCGATGGAATCACGCTCTACGTCGCAGACGTCGGCGAACCGCTGAGAACCACCGCCGGGGAAGTGGACCGCCGCCTGCGCCTCATCTTCTCCAACGGCACCGAAAGCAATCTGCTGTTGCGCTCGCTCCAGCGCGCTTTCTACAACGACCCCGCCGCGCGGCGGCTGGCCTCGCCCGAGAGCGGACAACTCTCCTTCGGCGGCGAGCTTGAGGCCGATGATGTCGAAAGCGGCACGATCTACGTCCTGCGCTCCCTCTCCGATCATCCCTATGTCGCGCAGCACCGCGACATCATCCACAAGATGGGCGTGACCGGGGGCAGGGTGGAGACGCGCATTGCCAACGCCGAACACGACTCCACCTACCTGCTGGCGAAGGTCGAAGTGGTAGCGACCTACAAGCTCGCGGGCGTCAACCGCACCCGGATGGAGAACCTGTTCCACAGACTGTTCGCGCCCGCGCGGTTGAACATCACGATCAACGACCGCTTCGGTCATCCTGTGCAGCCTGAGGAATGGTTCCTAGTGCCACTTCATGTGATCGACGAGGCGGTTCAGCGCATTCGAGATGGATCGATCACCGAGTTTATCTATGACCCGCAGACCGCTCGACTGGTGGGCTACGCGCGGACTAACTATAAGGATGAACCATGA
- a CDS encoding histidinol-phosphatase, translated as MVFAEGAQWVRADFHLHTRADREFKFTGDDNFYNSNYVDALEKADIRLGVITNHNKFDFEEFKALRKTAQKKGIALLPGVELSVNDGANGIHTLVVFSDEWIDEHNYINPFLTSAFEGKTPAQYEQENGRTSWSLLETIKKLEGYHRDFFLVFAHVEAPSGLWAELDGGRLTELGQNEFFRRRTLAFQKVRTHDGAGKDKPCRTKIQSWLQSWYPAELEGSDPKSVDEIGRGKASYLKLGELSFEAVKFALSDPAGRVAMEPPKHQASHIRSIRFDGGILDGQVLHFSSELNTLIGIRGSGKSSILEAVRYALDIPRGEKAQDTKYKDELIRHTLGSGGKVTLTACDVYGQEFTISRIFREAPNVYLGGKLQPGVSIRETVLRRPIYFGQKDLSSTGEGFETDLVEKLVGEKLRVLRDEIEVQRQRVRDAAQRWLKLSNTAELKRDFETQLNDANFRLTKFAEHGVADKLQKRLGFQQDATALARMMERADSFILALGSLIAEHEDELRNATSYVSKQNPDFFTAYYAEFSSLVAKVDQLKQIEREANVIAARLKTKQGEFEGASRSLQEEFAQVERQLAQELKQTGMTAIQPDDFLAQQQRKTKAEQMLEALAKQESQQTSIRDALFAEIDKLNELWLREFNTIKVELDRVNAGHTALQIEADFKGDKEAAISFMQQLFKGSNIRETTLRAVMEDYADFGGLLRALPGALAKAGSTPEVFEKTFMQNLTDFVTWQVPNRFVIRYRGKELKHHSLGQRASALLLYVLSQRQNDVIIIDQPEDDLDNQTIYDDVIKLLREMKPHAQFIFATHNANFPVLGDAEQVHACQYQDEKVATRSGSIDARPVQDAIINIMEGGQEAFNRRKEVYNLWKPQS; from the coding sequence ATGGTCTTTGCAGAAGGGGCGCAGTGGGTCCGTGCTGACTTTCATCTGCATACCCGAGCGGACCGAGAATTCAAGTTCACGGGCGATGACAACTTCTACAACAGCAACTATGTGGATGCGTTGGAGAAAGCGGACATCCGATTGGGCGTCATTACCAACCACAACAAGTTCGACTTCGAAGAATTCAAAGCACTGCGCAAGACGGCCCAGAAGAAGGGTATTGCGCTGCTGCCAGGCGTTGAGTTGTCGGTCAATGACGGGGCTAATGGCATCCACACGCTTGTTGTGTTCTCCGACGAATGGATCGATGAACACAATTACATCAACCCCTTTCTGACCAGCGCATTCGAAGGTAAAACGCCCGCGCAGTACGAGCAGGAGAACGGGCGCACTTCATGGTCGCTTCTGGAGACCATCAAGAAGCTGGAAGGCTATCACCGGGACTTCTTCCTTGTCTTCGCCCATGTCGAAGCCCCGAGTGGCCTGTGGGCGGAGCTGGATGGCGGCCGGCTTACTGAGTTGGGGCAAAACGAGTTCTTCCGACGCAGAACGCTGGCTTTTCAGAAGGTACGCACGCACGACGGCGCAGGCAAAGACAAACCCTGCCGCACCAAGATTCAAAGCTGGCTACAGAGCTGGTACCCCGCCGAACTGGAAGGCAGCGACCCTAAGAGTGTCGATGAAATCGGTCGAGGCAAAGCCAGCTACCTGAAGCTGGGCGAACTGTCCTTCGAGGCGGTCAAGTTTGCCTTGAGCGATCCCGCTGGGCGGGTAGCCATGGAGCCGCCCAAACATCAAGCGTCGCACATCCGCAGCATCCGCTTCGACGGCGGCATCCTCGATGGGCAAGTGCTGCATTTCTCTTCCGAACTCAACACGTTGATCGGCATCCGGGGCAGCGGCAAATCGTCCATCCTGGAGGCAGTACGCTACGCCCTCGACATTCCACGCGGCGAGAAGGCGCAGGACACCAAGTACAAGGATGAGTTGATCCGCCATACCCTTGGCAGCGGCGGCAAGGTGACGCTGACAGCATGTGACGTGTACGGACAGGAGTTCACCATCTCCCGCATCTTCCGCGAAGCCCCGAATGTCTATTTGGGCGGCAAGTTGCAACCCGGCGTGTCGATCCGGGAAACCGTACTGCGCCGTCCGATCTACTTCGGCCAGAAGGACCTTTCCAGCACCGGCGAAGGCTTCGAGACCGATCTGGTGGAAAAGCTGGTTGGCGAGAAGCTGCGTGTGCTGCGTGACGAAATAGAGGTTCAACGCCAGCGCGTGCGTGACGCTGCTCAGCGCTGGCTCAAGCTCAGCAACACGGCCGAACTCAAGCGCGACTTCGAGACCCAACTAAATGATGCCAACTTCCGTCTGACCAAGTTCGCGGAGCACGGTGTCGCCGATAAGCTCCAAAAGCGACTTGGCTTCCAGCAGGACGCCACAGCGCTCGCGCGCATGATGGAGCGGGCAGACAGCTTCATCCTCGCTCTAGGAAGTCTGATTGCCGAGCATGAGGACGAGCTGCGGAACGCAACGAGCTACGTTTCCAAGCAGAACCCGGATTTCTTCACGGCCTACTACGCTGAGTTCTCCAGCCTCGTTGCCAAGGTCGATCAGCTCAAGCAGATCGAGCGAGAAGCGAACGTCATTGCAGCTCGCCTCAAGACCAAACAGGGCGAATTTGAAGGCGCAAGCAGGAGCCTTCAGGAGGAGTTCGCACAAGTCGAGCGCCAACTGGCTCAGGAGCTCAAGCAAACCGGCATGACTGCCATCCAGCCGGACGACTTCCTGGCCCAGCAGCAGCGCAAAACCAAGGCGGAGCAAATGCTGGAGGCGCTGGCCAAGCAGGAATCACAGCAGACCAGCATCCGCGACGCGCTGTTTGCCGAGATCGACAAACTCAATGAACTATGGCTGCGCGAGTTCAATACCATCAAGGTAGAGCTGGACCGCGTGAACGCTGGCCACACCGCCCTGCAGATCGAAGCGGACTTCAAGGGCGACAAGGAAGCCGCCATCAGCTTCATGCAGCAGCTCTTCAAGGGCAGCAACATTCGCGAAACCACGCTGCGCGCAGTGATGGAGGACTATGCCGATTTTGGCGGCCTCCTACGTGCCTTGCCGGGAGCCTTGGCGAAGGCCGGCAGCACCCCCGAGGTCTTCGAAAAGACCTTCATGCAGAACCTGACCGATTTCGTCACCTGGCAGGTGCCCAACCGCTTCGTCATCCGCTATCGCGGCAAAGAGTTGAAGCACCACTCTCTCGGGCAGCGCGCTTCGGCGCTGTTGCTGTACGTGCTCAGTCAACGCCAGAACGACGTGATCATCATCGACCAACCGGAAGACGATCTGGACAACCAGACCATTTACGACGATGTGATCAAGCTGCTACGGGAAATGAAGCCTCACGCCCAATTCATCTTCGCCACCCACAACGCCAACTTCCCGGTGCTGGGTGACGCGGAACAGGTGCACGCCTGCCAATACCAGGACGAGAAGGTCGCCACGCGAAGCGGCAGCATCGACGCCCGCCCGGTGCAGGACGCCATCATCAACATCATGGAAGGAGGCCAGGAAGCCTTCAACCGTCGCAAAGAGGTCTACAACCTATGGAAACCACAGAGCTGA
- a CDS encoding putative DNA binding domain-containing protein — METTELIDLLSRGEDSRQQFKTDINNADALAAEIVAFSNTAGGRIFIGVNDDGSVRGLSGADVARLNMLIANVASQVVRPAVNPLTENVPHPAGTVLVLSIAEGVNKPYMDKNGAIWVKNGSDKRRATSREELQRLFQQAGLVHADETPVAGLSAGDVDMPYFETFFEQQFGEPLAQHNQPLPQLLTNMNLMNQGQLNVAGGLLFAKSPHYALPAFVVKAVAFVGTQIEDERYIDSRDIVGKLADVFQQTLGFIVANTRAAQGEQGFNSQGQPEIPRIVWEELVANALIHRDYFVSAPIRVLVFADRVEIISPGHLPNNLTIENIKAGNSNMRNPILASFAAKLLPYRGLGSGLLRSLRAWPQIELIDDRSANLFKAIVARPSLLEPAGSS; from the coding sequence ATGGAAACCACAGAGCTGATCGACCTGCTCAGCCGGGGCGAGGACAGTCGGCAGCAGTTCAAGACGGACATCAACAATGCCGACGCCTTGGCAGCAGAGATCGTTGCCTTCAGCAACACCGCTGGTGGTCGCATCTTCATTGGGGTGAACGACGACGGTTCGGTGCGCGGTCTATCCGGCGCCGACGTTGCTCGTCTCAACATGCTCATCGCCAACGTGGCCTCGCAGGTCGTGCGTCCCGCCGTGAACCCGCTCACGGAAAACGTGCCTCACCCGGCAGGCACGGTGCTGGTGCTCTCTATCGCTGAGGGCGTCAACAAGCCCTACATGGACAAGAACGGCGCGATTTGGGTGAAGAACGGCTCGGACAAGCGCCGCGCCACCTCGCGCGAGGAATTGCAGCGCCTGTTCCAGCAGGCGGGTTTGGTGCACGCCGACGAAACGCCCGTAGCGGGCTTGAGCGCGGGCGATGTGGACATGCCCTATTTCGAAACCTTCTTCGAGCAGCAATTCGGTGAGCCGCTCGCCCAGCATAACCAGCCGCTGCCGCAGTTGCTGACCAACATGAACCTGATGAACCAGGGGCAGCTCAACGTGGCGGGCGGTCTGCTGTTCGCCAAATCACCGCACTACGCGCTACCCGCCTTCGTCGTCAAGGCCGTCGCCTTTGTCGGCACCCAGATTGAGGACGAACGCTACATCGACAGCCGCGACATCGTCGGCAAGCTGGCCGACGTGTTCCAGCAGACGTTGGGCTTTATCGTCGCTAACACCCGCGCCGCGCAGGGCGAGCAGGGCTTCAACTCCCAGGGGCAGCCTGAGATTCCCCGCATCGTCTGGGAAGAACTGGTCGCCAACGCCCTCATTCACCGCGACTACTTCGTCAGCGCGCCGATCCGCGTACTGGTCTTCGCGGATCGTGTCGAGATCATCAGCCCTGGCCACCTGCCCAACAACCTGACTATCGAGAACATCAAGGCCGGCAACTCCAATATGCGCAACCCCATCCTGGCGTCCTTTGCCGCCAAGCTCCTGCCTTATCGCGGATTGGGTAGCGGCCTGCTGCGCTCACTGAGGGCATGGCCGCAGATCGAACTCATCGATGATCGGTCCGCCAATCTGTTCAAGGCTATCGTGGCGCGTCCCAGCTTGCTGGAGCCGGCCGGAAGTTCTTGA
- a CDS encoding mercury resistance transcriptional regulator MerR, which produces MENNLENLTIGVFAKAAGVNVETIRFYQRKGLLLEPDKPYGSIRRYGEADVTRVRFVKSAQRLGFSLDEIAELLRLEDGTHCEEASSLAEHKLKDVREKMADLARMEAVLSELVCACHARRGNVSCPLIASLQGGASLAGSAMP; this is translated from the coding sequence ATGGAAAACAATTTGGAGAACCTGACCATTGGCGTTTTCGCCAAGGCGGCCGGGGTCAATGTGGAGACCATCCGTTTCTATCAGCGCAAGGGCTTGTTGCTGGAGCCTGACAAGCCCTATGGCAGCATCCGCCGCTATGGCGAGGCGGATGTAACGCGGGTGCGCTTCGTGAAATCAGCCCAGCGGCTGGGCTTCAGCCTGGATGAGATCGCCGAGCTGCTGCGGCTGGAGGATGGCACCCATTGCGAGGAAGCCAGCAGTCTGGCCGAGCACAAGCTCAAGGACGTGCGCGAGAAAATGGCTGACCTGGCGCGCATGGAGGCCGTGCTGTCTGAGTTGGTGTGCGCCTGCCATGCGCGAAGGGGGAACGTTTCCTGCCCGCTGATCGCGTCACTACAGGGTGGAGCAAGCTTGGCAGGTTCGGCTATGCCTTAG
- the merT gene encoding mercuric ion transporter MerT, producing MSEPKTGRGALFTGGLAAILASACCLGPLVLIALGFSGAWIGNLAVLEPYRPIFIGVALVALFFAWRRIYRQAAACKPGEVCAIPQVRATYKLIFWIVAALVLVALGFPYVMPFFY from the coding sequence ATGTCTGAACCAAAAACCGGGCGCGGCGCGCTCTTCACTGGAGGGCTTGCCGCCATCCTCGCCTCGGCTTGCTGCCTCGGGCCGTTGGTTCTGATCGCCTTGGGGTTCAGCGGCGCTTGGATCGGCAACTTGGCGGTGTTGGAACCCTATCGCCCCATCTTTATCGGCGTGGCGCTGGTGGCGTTGTTCTTCGCCTGGCGGCGCATCTACCGGCAGGCAGCGGCCTGCAAACCGGGTGAGGTCTGCGCGATTCCCCAAGTGCGAGCTACTTACAAGCTCATTTTCTGGATCGTGGCCGCGCTGGTTCTGGTCGCGCTCGGATTTCCCTACGTCATGCCATTTTTCTACTGA
- the merP gene encoding mercury resistance system periplasmic binding protein MerP yields MKKLFASLALAAVVAPVWAATQTVTLSVPGMTCSACPITVKKAISKVEGVSKVDVTFETRQAVVTFDDAKTSVQKLTKATADAGYPSSVKQ; encoded by the coding sequence ATGAAGAAACTGTTTGCCTCCCTCGCCCTCGCCGCCGTTGTTGCCCCCGTCTGGGCCGCCACCCAGACCGTCACGCTGTCCGTACCGGGCATGACCTGCTCCGCCTGCCCGATCACTGTCAAGAAGGCGATTTCCAAGGTCGAAGGCGTCAGCAAAGTTGACGTGACTTTCGAGACACGCCAAGCGGTCGTCACCTTCGACGATGCCAAGACCAGCGTGCAGAAGCTGACCAAGGCAACCGCAGACGCGGGCTATCCGTCCAGCGTCAAGCAGTGA
- the merA gene encoding mercury(II) reductase, with amino-acid sequence MTHLKITGMTCDSCAAHVKEALEKVPGVQSALVSYPKGTAQLAIVPGTSPDALTAAVAGLGYKATLADAPLADNRVGLLDKVRGWMAAAEKHSGNEPPVQVAVIGSGGAAMAAALKAVEQGAQVTLIERGTIGGTCVNVGCVPSKIMIRAAHIAHLRRESPFDGGIAATVPTIDRSKLLAQQQARVDELRHAKYEGILGGNPAITVVHGEARFKDDQSLTVRLNEGGERVVMFDRCLVATGASPAVPPIPGLKESPYWTSTEALASDTIPERLAVIGSSVVALELAQAFARLGSKVTVLARNTLFFREDPAIGEAVTAAFRAEGIEVLEHTQASQVAHMDGEFVLTTTHGELRADKLLVATGRTPNTRSLALDAAGVTVNAQGAIAIDQSMRTSNPNIYAAGDCTDQPQFVYVAAAAGTRAAINMTGGDAALDLTAMPAVVFTDPQVATVGYSEAEAHHDGIETDSRTLTLDNVPRALANFDTRGFIKLVIEEGSHRLIGVQAVAPEAGELIQTAALAIRNRMTVQELADQLFPYPRQNGLAIALRELGRIERTLFILDWLQSVELRRRVHAGLNKGEARNALARAVFFNRLGEIRDRSFEQQRYRASGLNLVTAAVVLWNTVYLERAAHALRGNGHAVDDALLQYLSPLGWEHINLTGDYLWRSSAKIGAGKFRPLRPLQPA; translated from the coding sequence ATGACCCATCTAAAAATCACCGGCATGACTTGCGACTCGTGCGCGGCGCACGTCAAGGAAGCGCTGGAAAAAGTGCCAGGCGTGCAGTCGGCGCTGGTGTCCTATCCGAAGGGCACAGCGCAACTCGCCATCGTGCCGGGCACATCGCCGGACGCGCTGACTGCCGCCGTGGCCGGACTGGGCTACAAGGCAACGCTAGCCGATGCGCCACTGGCGGACAACCGCGTCGGACTGCTCGACAAGGTGCGGGGATGGATGGCCGCCGCCGAAAAGCACAGTGGCAACGAGCCCCCGGTGCAGGTAGCGGTCATTGGCAGCGGTGGAGCCGCGATGGCGGCGGCGCTGAAAGCCGTCGAGCAAGGCGCGCAGGTCACGCTGATCGAGCGCGGCACCATCGGCGGCACCTGCGTCAATGTCGGCTGTGTGCCGTCCAAGATCATGATCCGCGCCGCCCACATCGCCCATCTGCGCCGGGAAAGCCCGTTCGATGGCGGTATTGCGGCAACTGTGCCTACGATTGACCGCAGTAAGCTGCTGGCCCAGCAGCAGGCCCGCGTCGACGAACTGCGGCACGCCAAGTACGAAGGCATCCTGGGCGGTAATCCGGCCATCACCGTTGTGCACGGTGAGGCGCGCTTCAAGGACGACCAGAGCCTTACCGTCCGTTTGAACGAGGGTGGCGAGCGCGTCGTGATGTTCGACCGCTGCCTGGTCGCCACGGGTGCCAGCCCGGCGGTCCCGCCGATTCCGGGCTTGAAAGAGTCACCCTACTGGACTTCCACCGAGGCCCTGGCGAGCGACACCATTCCCGAACGCCTTGCCGTAATCGGCTCGTCGGTGGTGGCGCTGGAGCTGGCGCAAGCCTTTGCCCGGCTGGGCAGCAAGGTCACGGTCCTGGCGCGCAATACCTTGTTCTTCCGTGAAGACCCGGCCATCGGCGAGGCGGTGACAGCCGCTTTCCGTGCCGAGGGCATCGAGGTGCTGGAGCACACGCAAGCCAGCCAGGTCGCCCATATGGACGGTGAATTCGTGCTGACCACCACGCACGGTGAATTGCGCGCCGACAAACTGCTGGTTGCCACCGGTCGGACACCGAACACGCGCAGCCTCGCGCTGGACGCAGCGGGGGTCACTGTCAATGCGCAAGGTGCCATCGCCATCGACCAAAGCATGCGCACGAGCAACCCGAACATCTACGCGGCCGGCGACTGCACCGACCAGCCGCAGTTCGTCTATGTGGCGGCAGCGGCCGGCACCCGTGCCGCGATCAACATGACCGGCGGCGATGCGGCGCTCGACCTGACCGCAATGCCGGCCGTGGTGTTCACCGATCCGCAAGTGGCGACCGTGGGCTACAGCGAGGCGGAAGCCCACCACGACGGGATCGAGACCGACAGCCGCACCTTGACCTTGGACAACGTGCCGCGTGCGCTCGCCAACTTCGACACACGCGGCTTCATCAAGTTGGTTATCGAGGAAGGCAGCCATCGGCTGATCGGCGTACAGGCGGTCGCGCCGGAAGCGGGTGAACTGATCCAGACGGCGGCTCTGGCCATTCGCAACCGCATGACGGTGCAGGAACTGGCCGACCAGTTGTTCCCCTATCCGCGCCAGAACGGCTTAGCCATCGCCCTGCGCGAGCTGGGGCGCATCGAACGCACGCTGTTCATCCTGGACTGGTTGCAAAGCGTGGAGCTGCGCCGCCGCGTCCACGCTGGACTGAACAAGGGCGAAGCGCGCAACGCGCTGGCCCGCGCCGTATTCTTCAACCGTCTGGGCGAAATCCGCGACCGCAGCTTCGAGCAGCAGCGCTACCGGGCCAGCGGCCTCAACCTGGTGACGGCGGCCGTCGTGTTGTGGAACACGGTCTATCTGGAGCGCGCAGCACATGCGTTGCGTGGCAACGGGCATGCTGTCGATGACGCGCTATTGCAATACCTGTCGCCGCTCGGCTGGGAACACATCAACCTGACCGGCGATTACCTCTGGCGCAGCAGCGCCAAGATCGGCGCGGGCAAGTTCAGGCCGCTACGACCGTTGCAACCGGCTTAG